A window from Theropithecus gelada isolate Dixy chromosome 1, Tgel_1.0, whole genome shotgun sequence encodes these proteins:
- the IFI6 gene encoding interferon alpha-inducible protein 6 isoform X4, which translates to MRQKAVSLFLCYLLLFTCSGVEAGKKECSESSDSGSGFWKALTFMAIGGGLAVAGLPALGFTGAGIAANSVAASLMSWSAIMNGGGVPAGGLVATLQSVGAGGSSIAMGKIGALLGYATHKYLDSEEDEE; encoded by the exons ATGCGGCAGAAGGCGGTATCGCTTTTCTTGTGCTACCTGCTGCTCTTCACTTGCAGCGGGGTGGAGGCAG GCAAGAAAGAGTGCTCGGAGAGCTCGGACAGCGGCTCCGGGTTCTGGAAGGCCCTGACCTTCATGGCCATCGGAGGAG GACTCGCGGTCGCCGGGCTGCCTGCGCTGGGCTTCACCGGCGCCGGCATCGCGGCCAACTCGGTGGCTGCCTCGCTGATGAGCTGGTCTGCGATCATGAATGGGGGCGGCGTCCCCGCCGGGGGGCTAGTGGCCACGCTGCAGAGCGTTG GGGCTGGCGGCAGCAGCATCGCCATGGGTAAAATAGGTGCCCTGCTGGGCTACGCCACCCACAAGTATCTCGATAGTGAGGAGGATGAAGAGTAG
- the IFI6 gene encoding interferon alpha-inducible protein 6 isoform X3 — protein sequence MRQKAVSLFLCYLLLFTCSGVEAGENVGKKECSESSDSGSGFWKALTFMAIGGGLAVAGLPALGFTGAGIAANSVAASLMSWSAIMNGGGVPAGGLVATLQSVGAGGSSIAMGKIGALLGYATHKYLDSEEDEE from the exons ATGCGGCAGAAGGCGGTATCGCTTTTCTTGTGCTACCTGCTGCTCTTCACTTGCAGCGGGGTGGAGGCAGGTGAGAATGTGG GCAAGAAAGAGTGCTCGGAGAGCTCGGACAGCGGCTCCGGGTTCTGGAAGGCCCTGACCTTCATGGCCATCGGAGGAG GACTCGCGGTCGCCGGGCTGCCTGCGCTGGGCTTCACCGGCGCCGGCATCGCGGCCAACTCGGTGGCTGCCTCGCTGATGAGCTGGTCTGCGATCATGAATGGGGGCGGCGTCCCCGCCGGGGGGCTAGTGGCCACGCTGCAGAGCGTTG GGGCTGGCGGCAGCAGCATCGCCATGGGTAAAATAGGTGCCCTGCTGGGCTACGCCACCCACAAGTATCTCGATAGTGAGGAGGATGAAGAGTAG
- the IFI6 gene encoding interferon alpha-inducible protein 6 isoform X2 gives MRQKAVSLFLCYLLLFTCSGVEAGENVGKGAGKKECSESSDSGSGFWKALTFMAIGGGLAVAGLPALGFTGAGIAANSVAASLMSWSAIMNGGGVPAGGLVATLQSVGAGGSSIAMGKIGALLGYATHKYLDSEEDEE, from the exons ATGCGGCAGAAGGCGGTATCGCTTTTCTTGTGCTACCTGCTGCTCTTCACTTGCAGCGGGGTGGAGGCAGGTGAGAATGTGGGTAAGGGTGCAG GCAAGAAAGAGTGCTCGGAGAGCTCGGACAGCGGCTCCGGGTTCTGGAAGGCCCTGACCTTCATGGCCATCGGAGGAG GACTCGCGGTCGCCGGGCTGCCTGCGCTGGGCTTCACCGGCGCCGGCATCGCGGCCAACTCGGTGGCTGCCTCGCTGATGAGCTGGTCTGCGATCATGAATGGGGGCGGCGTCCCCGCCGGGGGGCTAGTGGCCACGCTGCAGAGCGTTG GGGCTGGCGGCAGCAGCATCGCCATGGGTAAAATAGGTGCCCTGCTGGGCTACGCCACCCACAAGTATCTCGATAGTGAGGAGGATGAAGAGTAG
- the IFI6 gene encoding interferon alpha-inducible protein 6 isoform X1 → MSSKNAPVTISLSPIRRSSDGACARRHHAAEGGIAFLVLPAALHLQRGGGRQERVLGELGQRLRVLEGPDLHGHRRRTRGRRAACAGLHRRRHRGQLGGCLADELVCDHEWGRRPRRGASGHAAERAGGSSIAMGKIGALLGYATHKYLDSEEDEE, encoded by the exons ATGAGCTCCAAAAATGCTCCGGTGACCATCTCCCTCTCGCCTATTCGCAGGTCTAGTGACGGAGCCTGCGCGCGGCGCCACCATGCGGCAGAAGGCGGTATCGCTTTTCTTGTGCTACCTGCTGCTCTTCACTTGCAGCGGGGTGGAGGCAG GCAAGAAAGAGTGCTCGGAGAGCTCGGACAGCGGCTCCGGGTTCTGGAAGGCCCTGACCTTCATGGCCATCGGAGGAG GACTCGCGGTCGCCGGGCTGCCTGCGCTGGGCTTCACCGGCGCCGGCATCGCGGCCAACTCGGTGGCTGCCTCGCTGATGAGCTGGTCTGCGATCATGAATGGGGGCGGCGTCCCCGCCGGGGGGCTAGTGGCCACGCTGCAGAGC GGGCTGGCGGCAGCAGCATCGCCATGGGTAAAATAGGTGCCCTGCTGGGCTACGCCACCCACAAGTATCTCGATAGTGAGGAGGATGAAGAGTAG